The window TTTTATCAAGCTCCTTTGCTAGCGCTTTTCTTCCATCTAGTGATTTGTACTTGAATGCAAATACCAAAATAGTACTTGGCAAGGGATTTTGAATATAGTTAATCAATAATGTGTCGATTTCCTCACGACCTATTCCCCAGATATTTTGAGCTTCTTTGACAATCACCACTTGTCGATCTGCCATCATGGGAAATCTTCTAGCATTACCCAAAATCGCAGTCATTGGTGCATCCTTTCCGTACATGATGGTTTGGTTGAAACCTTTTTCATGCTCGGCAATAGCATGCTTTTCAATATAATCGCTGATGACATCAATAAAATGTGGTTCTTCTCCTTGCAAAAAATAGATGGGTGCATATTTGCCTGCCTTGAGGTCTTTAATTACGTCTTCTGGTTTACTTGGCATAATTGAAATTTTCAATTCAAAGATAGAAAGATTTAACTTTTTAAAAAGTCCATTTTTAAGTCAAAACTTAATTTATTCTAAACTTTATAGGCCTTACTTTTGTATTGCTAATAGACAAAAAGAAATACAAGTGGGAAATTTTGATTTAAGTGTTGGATACTTTAAGGAGGGAAAATTTGATCTTGCATTAAAAGAAATTAATGCTTGTATCAAAGAGGATAAGAAAAATGCTGAGCTTTACTTTTTTAGAGCTAGGGTTCATTCTCGACTTGGTAATTTTGAATTATCGCTAGAGGATTTTGATTACCTCACTCAATTAGAACCGTTCAATCCAAGTTTTATCAGTGATCGTGCTGTTGTTTTACATCTCTTAAAACGCAACGAGGAAGCCGCTACAGAATTCGATCGAGCACTGAATCTGGAACCTTCAAATCCCTATAGATATTCAAGCCGGGCATATTTTAGGGATAGAATTGGAGATTTTCAAGGAGCTATAGATGATTATACAAAAGCCATTGAAATGGATCCTGAAGATGCCGTATCTTACAACAATCGAGGGTTGGTTGAAGAAAAAATGGGATACATGTCTCGAGCAAAAAAAAGCTTTGAAATCGCAGATGATTTGGTAGGGTATAAATCAAGTCAACAAACAAAAGCTAAAAGTGCTGACACTTCTGAAAAAAATAAAGCAACATTTTCAATGCCTAAGCAAGAAAATGCTGCCTCTAAACTAAGCTTGGACGGCTATTTTAATGTATTCAAGAAAATCTTTACAGACAAATCTACTTGGAGTGAGTTTGTAGATTTTATCGGTTCCGGATTCAAAACTAAAACTCCTAGAGATTCTTGATCACATAAAGTGGTTTGTTGATAAAATAAGACATTTTCCTAGACAGGTTATTTGCAAAGAGTTGGTCAAACCAGCTCTTTTTTTTACTTAAGGTAACTAGCATATCTCCCTTAGCAGTAATTAGGTAATTTTCTAGTCCTAGTCCAGGTTCATCTCTGTAAGATTTTAAGACAAAGTTCTTTTTTTCATACTTTATGAAAGGCTCAATCTCTTGAACCATCGTTTGATGCAGAGGCTTGTCTATTGTTTTTGATTTTGAACTCACATGTACTAAATCAATTTCTGCATCAAAAAATCCAGCCAATTCCACAATCTTTTGAATCGCTATTTTGTCTTCCTCTACATAATCTGTTGCATAGACAAACTTTCTAGGAGTTTTAAAATAAACCTTCCTGGGAATAAGCATAACATCGATTTCTGATTTGTCAACTAAATTAGAAGATCTTGTACCAATAAAATTGGTCTTAAAATCATTCACTCCTTCAGTTCCCATCACAATCAAGTCAGCTTTTAGATTTTCCGCGAACTCCAAAATGGAGGATACTATTTTACCTTCTTTGAATTCAGCTTGGCAAGATTTCAATCCTTTGCTCAAACTTTCATCTTTAACAGCAGAAACAAGGTTGTTCAGCTTCTTTTTG is drawn from Belliella baltica DSM 15883 and contains these coding sequences:
- a CDS encoding tetratricopeptide repeat protein → MGNFDLSVGYFKEGKFDLALKEINACIKEDKKNAELYFFRARVHSRLGNFELSLEDFDYLTQLEPFNPSFISDRAVVLHLLKRNEEAATEFDRALNLEPSNPYRYSSRAYFRDRIGDFQGAIDDYTKAIEMDPEDAVSYNNRGLVEEKMGYMSRAKKSFEIADDLVGYKSSQQTKAKSADTSEKNKATFSMPKQENAASKLSLDGYFNVFKKIFTDKSTWSEFVDFIGSGFKTKTPRDS
- a CDS encoding universal stress protein encodes the protein MKDNFKIVCPTDFSECSLNAIEYAAKLGEKYQADLYLVHIPDKEDYQKLSSNDFHSGDQYSFIKKKLNNLVSAVKDESLSKGLKSCQAEFKEGKIVSSILEFAENLKADLIVMGTEGVNDFKTNFIGTRSSNLVDKSEIDVMLIPRKVYFKTPRKFVYATDYVEEDKIAIQKIVELAGFFDAEIDLVHVSSKSKTIDKPLHQTMVQEIEPFIKYEKKNFVLKSYRDEPGLGLENYLITAKGDMLVTLSKKKSWFDQLFANNLSRKMSYFINKPLYVIKNL